From one Deltaproteobacteria bacterium genomic stretch:
- a CDS encoding amidohydrolase family protein has product MAKTLIIDAHHHWMPEEHYRNPEPLIRAGETVVRRPDRLAIRREGVQLFGPPVMTADMAAQIEEMDRVGIDQAVLHVGCWVDWIDVPAARFINDEMGQLVERFPGRIIPLAHVPALEAGGRRELKRAVQKLGFRGVGINTHIRGALLDDKRYHPFYRLVSDLDIPIFVHPSSELPLAHPHGMEQFNLTRNLGRAMDNTINIVRLMMSGTLEKFPKLRFVFTHLGGAWFALRNRLNPSFWDKREQGYFDKFQHRIFIDTAPPFWRPLEIRFAMDMVGEEQVLMGSDFPTIDRLGDAVAIVKAVKASAAVKSKLLGGNVARLFPENGC; this is encoded by the coding sequence ATGGCGAAGACGCTGATCATCGATGCGCATCATCACTGGATGCCCGAGGAACACTACCGGAACCCGGAACCGCTGATCCGCGCCGGCGAGACCGTGGTGCGGCGGCCGGACCGGCTCGCCATCCGCCGGGAAGGGGTGCAGCTCTTCGGCCCGCCGGTCATGACCGCGGACATGGCCGCGCAGATCGAGGAGATGGACCGGGTCGGCATCGACCAGGCCGTGCTCCACGTCGGCTGCTGGGTGGACTGGATCGACGTCCCGGCGGCGCGCTTCATCAACGACGAGATGGGCCAGCTCGTGGAGCGGTTCCCCGGCCGCATCATCCCACTGGCCCACGTGCCCGCGCTGGAGGCCGGCGGCCGCCGGGAGCTCAAGCGCGCGGTGCAAAAGCTCGGCTTCCGCGGCGTCGGCATCAACACGCACATCCGCGGCGCGCTGCTGGACGACAAGCGCTACCACCCGTTCTACCGGCTGGTCTCCGACCTGGACATCCCCATCTTCGTGCACCCGTCCTCGGAGCTGCCGCTGGCCCATCCCCACGGCATGGAGCAGTTCAACCTCACCCGCAACCTCGGGCGCGCCATGGACAATACCATCAACATCGTGCGCCTCATGATGAGCGGCACGCTGGAGAAGTTCCCCAAGCTGCGTTTCGTCTTCACCCACCTGGGCGGCGCCTGGTTCGCGCTCCGCAACCGTCTGAACCCGTCCTTCTGGGACAAGCGCGAGCAGGGCTACTTCGACAAGTTCCAACACCGCATCTTCATTGACACGGCGCCCCCGTTCTGGCGTCCGCTCGAGATCCGTTTCGCCATGGACATGGTGGGCGAGGAGCAGGTGCTCATGGGCAGCGACTTCCCCACCATCGACCGCCTTGGCGACGCCGTCGCCATCGTCAAGGCCGTCAAGGCCAGCGCCGCGGTCAAGAGCAAGCTGCTGGGCGGCAACGTGGCCCGGCTGTTCCCGGAGAACGGCTGCTGA